The Rattus rattus isolate New Zealand chromosome 1, Rrattus_CSIRO_v1, whole genome shotgun sequence genome includes a region encoding these proteins:
- the Klhl9 gene encoding kelch-like protein 9 yields the protein MKVSLGNGEMGVSAHLQPCKAGTTRFFTSNTHSSVVLQGFDQLRIEGLLCDVTLVPGDGEEIFPVHRAMMASASDYFKAMFTGGMKEKDLMCIKLHGVNKVGLKKIIDFIYTAKLSLNMDNLQDTLEAASFLQILPVLDFCKVFLISGVSLDNCVEVGRIANTYNLIEVDKYVNNFILKNFPALLSTGEFLKLPFERLAFVLSSNSLKHCSELELFKAACRWLRLEDPRMDYAAKLMKNIRFPLMTPQDLINYVQTVDFMRTDNTCVNLLLEASNYQMMPYMQPVMQSDRTAIRSDSTHLVTLGGVLRQQLVVSKELRMYDERAQEWKSLAPMDAPRYQHGIAVIGNFLYVVGGQSNYDTKGKTAVDTVFRFDPRYNKWMQVASLNEKRTFFHLSALKGHLYAVGGRSAAGELATVECYNPRMNEWSYVAKMSEPHYGHAGTVYGGLMYISGGITHDTFQNELMCFDPDTDKWTQKAPMTTVRGLHCMCTVGDKLYVIGGNHFRGTSDYDDVLSCEYYSPTLDQWTPIAAMLRGQSDVGVAVFENKIYVVGGYSWNNRCMVEIVQKYDPEKDEWHKVFDLPESLGGIRACTLTVFPPEENPGSPSRESPLSAPSDHS from the coding sequence ATGAAGGTGTCGCTCGGTAACGGCGAGATGGGCGTCTCTGCCCACCTGCAGCCTTGCAAGGCTGGAACTACGCGGTTTTTTACCAGCAATACGCACAGTTCTGTTGTATTGCAAGGCTTTGATCAGCTCAGAATAGAGGGGCTGCTTTGTGACGTGACTCTGGTACCAGGCGATGGAGAGGAAATCTTCCCGGTTCATAGAGCCATGATGGCGTCTGCCAGTGATTATTTCAAGGCCATGTTCACAGGAGGAATGAAGGAGAAAGATCTAATGTGCATTAAGCTTCATGGAGTGAACAAAGTTGGTCTGAAGAAaatcattgattttatttatactgCAAAACTGTCTCTCAATATGGACAATCTTCAGGATACTCTCGAGGCTGCCAGCTTTCTACAGATCTTGCCGGTTTTGGATTTTTGTAAAGTATTTCTTATATCTGGTGTCTCCTTAGATAACTGTGTTGAGGTTGGACGGATTGCTAACACCTACAATCTTATAGAAGTGGATAAATACGTAAATAATTTCATCCTGAAGAACTTTCCTGCCTTGTTGAGTACCGGGGAGTTTCTAAAACTCCCCTTTGAACGGCTCGCCTTTGTGCTTTCCAGCAATAGTCTCAAGCACTGTTCTGAACTTGAACTCTTCAAGGCAGCCTGCCGCTGGTTGAGGCTGGAAGACCCTCGGATGGACTATGCTGCAAAATTAATGAAGAATATTCGCTTCCCACTGATGACGCCACAGGATCTCATCAACTATGTGCAGACAGTAGATTTCATGAGAACTGACAATACCTGTGTGAATTTACTTTTGGAAGCAAGCAATTACCAAATGATGCCATATATGCAGCCAGTGATGCAGTCAGACAGAACTGCCATTCGATCAGATTCTACTCATTTGGTTACGTTAGGAGGAGTTTTGAGGCAACAGCTGGTTGTAAGTAAAGAGTTACGGATGTACGACGAAAGGGCGCAGGAGTGGAAATCGTTAGCCCCTATGGATGCTCCTCGATACCAGCACGGCATTGCTGTTATTGGAAACTTCCTTTATGTAGTTGGTGGTCAGAGTAATTATgacacaaaaggaaaaactgCTGTTGATACAGTCTTCAGATTTGATCCTCGTTATAATAAGTGGATGCAGGTGGCATCATTAAACGAAAAGCGCACATTTTTTCACCTGAGTGCACTCAAAGGACATTTATATGCAGTTGGTGGGCGCAGTGCAGCTGGTGAACTGGCCACAGTAGAATGTTACAAcccaagaatgaatgaatggagctATGTTGCAAAAATGAGTGAACCCCACTATGGCCATGCTGGAACAGTATATGGGGGTTTAATGTATATATCCGGAGGAATTACCCATGACACTTTCCAAAATGAGCTCATGTGTTTTGACCCAGATACAGACAAATGGACACAGAAGGCTCCTATGACTACAGTCCGAGGTCTGCATTGCATGTGTACAGTTGGAGACAAGCTGTATGTCATTGGTGGCAACCACTTCAGAGGAACAAGTGATTATGATGATGTCCTAAGCTGCGAATACTATTCGCCAACTCTTGACCAGTGGACACCAATTGCTGCTATGCTGAGAGGTCAGAGTGATGTTGGAGTTGCGGTCTTCGAAAACAAAATCTACGTTGTTGGTGGATATTCTTGGAATAACCGGTGCATGGTAGAAATTGTCCAGAAATATGACCCAGAAAAAGATGAGTGGCATAAAGTTTTTGATCTTCCAGAGTCACTTGGTGGCATTCGGGCTTGCACTCTCACAGTTTTTCCACCTGAAGAAAACCCTGGGTCACCTTCTAGAGAATCACCTCTTTCAGCACCTTCAGATCATTCTTAG
- the LOC116893391 gene encoding interferon alpha-C-like, whose amino-acid sequence MQPVHLFLVGGVMLSCSQDSSLDWGASGSLPLLRRETAPFFGELKSIPGHQCLRDRTHFRCPWKKGPITQVKLKEATSCYSQVLRLSLDLFGTETSRDAWSERALGRLLHSLSRELKVLDRTREQDQSCPLPFALAICTYFLGIFHYLKVKTHKPCAWEIIRVEMQGALSTFPLSGRRSPRKRRSSLQTTLLS is encoded by the coding sequence ATGCAGCCTGTGCATCTATTCCTGGTGGGAGGGGTGATGCTGAGCTGCAGCCAGGACAGCTCACTTGATTGGGGTGCGTCTGGGAGCCTGCCCCTGCTGCGCCGCGAAACTGCGCCCTTCTTTGGGGAGCTGAAAAGCATACCGGGCCACCAGTGCCTGCGGGACAGAACCCATTTCCGATGTCCCTGGAAGAAAGGACCCATCACTCAGGTGAAGCTGAAAGAAGCCACCAGTTGCTACTCGCAGGTGCTCAGGCTGAGCCTCGACCTCTTTGGCACTGAAACCAGCAGAGATGCCTGGTCAGAGAGGGCGCTTGGGCGACTGCTACACAGCCTGTCCAGAGAGCTGAAAGTGCTAGACAGGACAAGAGAGCAGGACCAGTCCTGTCCACTGCCCTTTGCCCTGGCCATCTGCACCTACTTCCTAGGAATCTTCCACTATCTGAAGGTGAAGACCCACAAGCCTTGCGCCTGGGAGATCATCCGAGTAGAAATGCAAGGGGCCCTTTCCACATTCCCACTGTCTGGGAGAAGGAGccccaggaagaggagaagtTCCCTGCAGACAActctgctctcatga